The following are encoded together in the Dyella terrae genome:
- a CDS encoding 2-dehydro-3-deoxy-6-phosphogalactonate aldolase — MKSWLDPLPLVAILRGLTPDEAVDIGRALVDAGFRMLEVPLNSPQPFESIRRMVDALGDDTLIGAGTVLDPAHVKSVADAGGRLIVMPHADVSVIRAAKQAGLYCVPGVATPTEAFAALAAGADALKLFPAEQAGPDVLKAWRAVLPKDLAVLPVGGIAPDTMGPWIAAGANGFGIGSALYAPGRPASDVAARARAFADGWRSHQVSQGTTA, encoded by the coding sequence ATGAAGTCTTGGCTTGATCCACTCCCCCTTGTCGCCATCCTGCGCGGCCTTACGCCCGACGAAGCCGTGGACATCGGCCGCGCACTGGTAGACGCCGGCTTCCGCATGCTGGAGGTGCCGCTGAATTCGCCGCAGCCGTTCGAGAGCATCCGCCGTATGGTCGACGCCCTGGGCGACGACACCCTGATCGGCGCCGGCACCGTGCTCGATCCCGCGCACGTGAAAAGCGTCGCCGATGCAGGCGGCCGCCTGATCGTGATGCCGCATGCGGACGTCAGCGTGATCCGCGCCGCGAAGCAGGCCGGACTCTACTGCGTGCCCGGCGTGGCCACGCCCACGGAGGCATTCGCCGCGCTCGCCGCTGGCGCCGATGCGCTGAAGTTGTTTCCGGCCGAACAAGCGGGCCCCGACGTGCTCAAGGCGTGGCGCGCCGTGCTGCCGAAGGATCTCGCCGTGCTGCCCGTCGGCGGCATCGCACCCGACACCATGGGTCCGTGGATCGCTGCCGGTGCGAACGGCTTTGGCATTGGCTCCGCGCTCTATGCGCCCGGTCGCCCGGCCAGCGACGTCGCCGC
- a CDS encoding 2-dehydro-3-deoxygalactonokinase, with the protein MNTHLIGLDWGSTHLRAYRYDSQGQVLDKRALPHGIRQLPEGGFGAAFALAVEAWPDVPVIACGMVGSRNGWREVPYLDTPTDVDRLADALTAMTTPDGRTLHLVPGLRDPSRPDVMRGEETQVVGVAALLPDVARHGCLLLPGTHSKWVSLRDGVVTGFATVMTGELFGLLKEHSILGAQLPPAIDDEHAFLCGVDAARDSGAAGALSRVFSARTLMLDGSLPPASVPDYLSGLLIGDELRIALASGWATPHDSIHMVGEGPLCDRYVRAAARFDLTLRAAPDATTSHGLWRIAVAAGLVSTQATA; encoded by the coding sequence GTGAACACACACCTCATCGGCCTCGACTGGGGTAGCACGCATTTGCGTGCGTACCGTTATGACAGCCAGGGCCAGGTGCTCGACAAGCGCGCGCTTCCTCATGGCATTCGCCAGCTTCCCGAAGGCGGGTTCGGCGCGGCGTTTGCGCTGGCCGTAGAAGCTTGGCCGGATGTGCCGGTGATCGCCTGCGGCATGGTTGGCAGTCGCAACGGTTGGCGCGAAGTGCCTTACCTGGACACACCCACCGACGTCGATCGCCTTGCCGATGCACTGACCGCGATGACGACGCCTGACGGCCGCACGCTGCATCTCGTGCCCGGGCTGCGCGACCCATCGCGCCCCGACGTGATGCGCGGCGAGGAAACCCAAGTTGTCGGCGTGGCGGCGCTGCTGCCGGACGTAGCGCGCCATGGTTGCCTGTTGCTGCCGGGTACGCACAGCAAATGGGTGTCGCTACGCGATGGTGTGGTGACCGGTTTCGCCACGGTGATGACGGGCGAACTGTTCGGTCTGCTGAAAGAACATTCCATCCTCGGCGCACAGCTGCCACCGGCTATCGACGATGAACACGCCTTCCTTTGTGGTGTCGATGCGGCGCGCGATAGCGGAGCAGCGGGAGCACTGTCGCGCGTGTTCTCGGCGCGCACACTGATGCTGGATGGCTCGCTGCCACCGGCTTCCGTTCCGGACTATCTCTCCGGTCTGCTGATCGGCGACGAATTGCGCATCGCTCTCGCCAGCGGCTGGGCCACGCCGCACGACAGCATCCATATGGTCGGCGAAGGTCCGCTGTGCGATCGCTACGTCCGCGCCGCAGCGCGCTTTGACCTCACCCTCCGCGCCGCGCCGGATGCGACCACATCGCACGGGCTTTGGCGCATCGCCGTGGCGGCCGGGCTGGTCTCCACGCAAGCAACGGCATGA
- a CDS encoding FadR/GntR family transcriptional regulator: MGTDGWPSGGWNEGGCHAGPDRSNPTIVGPRPPWLLSPMASVRRRQLAKISRKTTWHGASKALIVSLYDNRPGRRTYGCTGTGTYPFVASTGEPEDFMMKPITVRSLYGHVMHELGLRIVSGKVKPGEILPREESLAESLQVSRTALREALKVLSAKGLIESRTGVGARVLEERQWNQLDADVLAWRCASMPTDDFVDKLVEMREIIEPAAAAAAARRRTATQLIDIEKAYDAMVAAQTLDAWSEADLAFHDAVLQATGNELMQSLFSVIETALGTFFTLSARSATDFRYSLPYHQKVFEAIKRQQPDVARKTMQAMIADSHENLQRSRTRMRRKASK; the protein is encoded by the coding sequence ATGGGCACGGACGGCTGGCCGTCCGGGGGATGGAATGAAGGAGGTTGCCACGCGGGTCCGGATCGTTCAAACCCGACGATCGTCGGGCCACGTCCACCCTGGCTGCTTTCACCGATGGCATCTGTAAGACGGCGCCAGCTCGCAAAAATTTCACGTAAAACAACTTGGCACGGGGCGAGCAAGGCGCTTATAGTCAGTTTGTATGACAATCGACCCGGACGCCGAACCTACGGGTGCACCGGCACAGGTACGTATCCGTTCGTCGCCAGCACCGGGGAGCCAGAGGATTTCATGATGAAGCCGATCACCGTTCGCAGCCTGTATGGGCACGTCATGCATGAACTCGGGCTACGCATCGTCAGCGGTAAGGTGAAGCCCGGCGAGATCCTGCCGCGAGAGGAATCCCTGGCCGAAAGCCTGCAGGTGAGCCGCACGGCCCTGCGCGAAGCGCTGAAGGTGTTATCTGCCAAGGGGCTGATCGAATCGCGCACCGGCGTGGGCGCGCGGGTGTTGGAAGAGCGCCAGTGGAACCAACTGGATGCCGATGTGTTGGCCTGGCGCTGCGCCTCCATGCCGACCGACGACTTCGTCGACAAGCTGGTGGAGATGCGCGAGATCATCGAGCCGGCCGCTGCGGCTGCCGCCGCGCGCCGCCGCACTGCCACGCAGCTCATCGATATCGAAAAAGCCTATGACGCGATGGTCGCCGCGCAGACGCTGGATGCCTGGTCCGAAGCCGACCTGGCCTTCCATGACGCCGTGCTGCAGGCCACCGGCAACGAACTGATGCAGTCGCTGTTCTCGGTGATCGAGACGGCGCTGGGCACGTTCTTCACCCTGTCCGCGCGCAGCGCAACCGATTTCCGCTATTCGCTGCCTTATCACCAGAAGGTGTTCGAGGCGATCAAGCGCCAGCAGCCGGACGTGGCGCGCAAGACGATGCAGGCGATGATCGCTGACTCGCACGAGAACTTGCAGCGCAGCCGCACGCGCATGCGCCGGAAAGCCAGCAAGTGA